The following DNA comes from Papaver somniferum cultivar HN1 chromosome 4, ASM357369v1, whole genome shotgun sequence.
GACATGATTAAAAATAATGATACACTCGCACCAAGTCAAGTGGCAACTGATAAAGTGTTTAGGCCCCCAGCCATCCAAATCAGTATCGGTGTCCATAATAAAAGCTTAAGTTAATTTTACTACAACGTGTTGTGGCCGCAATGTATCCAAAATGGTCCACGGACTAGTAGTACCAAAATCCCGGTTTTGAACGAGACAGTGGGTTATTACGTTTGCAGCGCGGGCCATTTTACTTGGTGTGAGTAGTTAAGATTAGTGGGTAAAATATCAGCAAGTTTCATTATTCATAATCTCACTTTCTATACATGAATTTACATAAGTACGTCGTATTTATCTGActaaaaatataaacaaaatacTAAGGTAGTAGTATTAAGCATGGACAACGATTATTTAGCACCCACAGCTATTCCATCACATTCTCAGACGGAAAATTAATGTGTCTCAGTATGCATAGAATCTCAGCTTTGTGTAATCTGGACCGACTGAGAAAACTAAGCGACCTTGATAGAACTTTGTTTAATGTTTATTGAGTATCATCATCTAAATTGCTTTCTCGATGTGAAGCTAATCAATCTGATACTCTTTAAACTGATGTTCTACAATCTGCTTTACCAAATCCAACTCTACGATTAACAACATCGAATTCCACCCATAGATTTTGCTGATGAAAGTTCCCTACAATATTACTTGGAATACCAAGCATAGCTGACCGTCCAATACCTAAACAACCTATTCCATTACCTACATCACTTAACACCCGATCACTACTCACAACAATCTCTACTCCTTTATCAAACACAAATACCATATCTCCTATTGACCGTCCGATTTTCATCACGTCATCAGTAAAACACAAATCCAACGTGCCCTCGTAAACATACCCTTTCTTCCATTTCCCGGGACCCACCAATCTTAACACCTCGTCCTTAATCGTATCGTACGCCTCATCCACTAGATAACTGTATTCTGACCCGGAATCAATGATCGTTTGACCCGCTCCATTTGGACTCGGTCGGAACACCGAACTCGGAATGTTAAGCTTTCTCCCACCGATTTTCACATCTACCATTCCAACGGTGTAAGCGGCAGCGTCAAGATTCGGCATGCGTTGACTTTGTGCATGACCAAAAGTCAAAAGGCTAACATACTGAAACCCACGGGAGTTTGGGTTGTCGCCGAGATAGAACATCCCGGTGGAAGGCGGCCCTTTTGCCGGAACGTGATGAGGAGGAACACAGTAGGAGAATTTAGTAACTTTAGTCTGAGATGCAAATGACAACCTTCCTAAATTCATACCAAGAATACCTTGACTATCTCTGGTTTCACGAGTACAACCGAGGATCAAAGGAGGTGTCGATTGAGAACTTGAAAGGGAGATTTTTTCACGAACCAGATTGCCTTCAGCTAATGTCCCATCAGCGTAGAAGTAAGAGTAGTGGCAATGAAGATTTTGATCACAATCAGTTGGAAGTGAAAAATCTGGGATTCTTGGTTTGCAAAGGGGGTGATTACAAGGAAGTaacgagaaagaagaagaaagtgagggATCGAAAGCTGCAGAaggatttggttttggttttggttttggtggtGGGGGGAATTTTTTGTTACATTTAATCCATGATAATTGACTGCCTGTATCGAGAACCATTTCTTGAGTTTGTGGTGGTGTTCCAATGGGTAATGAAACTACTAAAGCCATTGTGTATTTAAATGACGATTTGTATGGAAATGGGTTTTTCTTGATTACTTTTTGCTTTCCTGTAGAAGATGAAGCTGCTAGAGAGGGTAGAAGAGTAGTACTACTACTTTTTGTTGTTGCAGAAGAGGCATGAGATCGTTTATTTAGAGATAGAGTAAAAGAAAGATAATtttttgacgaagaagaagatggtgatgtAGAATTGTTTTTGCCAAGGTTTTGGACGGGTTTAGATTTAAAACTAGTAGTATTTTTTGATGACGATGATTGAGTTGATGAGATAATTtttgataatgaagaagaagaagaagaagaagaagatttggtAGAATTGGTTTCGCCATGGTTTTGAAAGGGTTTATCAGTACTATTCTGTGATGAAGATTGATCAGTTGAGATGACTGATagagaagaaagaaacagaaagaAGACAACAAGTACTGGTTTATAACAGAGATTCGCCATGATCAGAGGTAGCTtgaagaagatgagagagaaaaGAGGTTGAGGGGTTTATGAA
Coding sequences within:
- the LOC113275316 gene encoding aspartic proteinase PCS1-like, with product MANLCYKPVLVVFFLFLSSLSVISTDQSSSQNSTDKPFQNHGETNSTKSSSSSSSSSLSKIISSTQSSSSKNTTSFKSKPVQNLGKNNSTSPSSSSSKNYLSFTLSLNKRSHASSATTKSSSTTLLPSLAASSSTGKQKVIKKNPFPYKSSFKYTMALVVSLPIGTPPQTQEMVLDTGSQLSWIKCNKKFPPPPKPKPKPNPSAAFDPSLSSSFSLLPCNHPLCKPRIPDFSLPTDCDQNLHCHYSYFYADGTLAEGNLVREKISLSSSQSTPPLILGCTRETRDSQGILGMNLGRLSFASQTKVTKFSYCVPPHHVPAKGPPSTGMFYLGDNPNSRGFQYVSLLTFGHAQSQRMPNLDAAAYTVGMVDVKIGGRKLNIPSSVFRPSPNGAGQTIIDSGSEYSYLVDEAYDTIKDEVLRLVGPGKWKKGYVYEGTLDLCFTDDVMKIGRSIGDMVFVFDKGVEIVVSSDRVLSDVGNGIGCLGIGRSAMLGIPSNIVGNFHQQNLWVEFDVVNRRVGFGKADCRTSV